A section of the Schistosoma haematobium chromosome ZW, whole genome shotgun sequence genome encodes:
- the ZMYND10_1 gene encoding Zinc finger MYND domain-containing protein 10, variant 3 (EggNog:ENOG410V926~COG:S), whose amino-acid sequence MELVKYGDFGLERWFNYHGYLNKLNMQAVASARTQSDEFIKEFLVSHQKIPILVHDLIMVELWKQKVFKIILSDKEEPKSAFPLYTIIYHELLLANLLETVTFHSDAVETFGDSVTDLGDWCHRSLCYLVTQSASEKEKSVYFELKNKVSDTSNLKDLDRQYKVIEYEKGIKAITIVRHLFENCLNSDSGLPPSIGRRLLYTHDIPIILCQLLEQKPWIIIGYDKSNTQRRQHIWHENGSWIPYEKTSCVIHKPEAQIWLCLFQILLANSSSLKYDCSVSHRRTALLKLRPLLTELKLDVLPVLIDLRRFLEDLSLNESYGGTSDKINMCLIEVVPEIRESLFSKYKNKWRKLATLFKEQTESNRGKEAAKKAALQWTETFSEEHLSQLFSYSLGNSGDENPLYPTPRCPTCGEIASKRCSRCRQEWYCGRECQVKHWLKHKGACDLLAEAITSDKNSN is encoded by the exons ATGGAACTTGTAAAATATGGAGATTTCGGTTTAGAAAGGTGGTTTAATTATCATGGGTATTTAAACAAGCTAAATATGCAG GCTGTTGCTTCGGCTCGTACTCAATCAGATGAGTTTATCAAAGAATTTCTTGTTAGTCATCAAAAGATACCGATTCTAGTTCACGATCTAATAATGGTTGAACTTTGGAAGCAAAAAGTGTTTAAGATTATATTAAGCGATAAAGAGGAACCTAAATCTGCGTTCCCATTGTATACTATTATATATCATGAACTGTTGTTGGCAAATTTACTAGAAACCGTGACATTCCACAGTGATGCAGTAGAAACCTTTGGAGATTCAGTTACTGATTTAGGGGATTGGTGCCATCGGTCATTGTGTTATCTCGTAACTCAATCAGCATCAGAAAAGGAAAAGTCAGTGTATTTCGAATTGAAAAATAAG GTTAGTGATACCAGTAATTTGAAGGATTTAGATCGTCAGTATAAGGTTATAGAATATGAAAAGGGTATTAAAGCTATCACTATTGTTAGACACTTGTTTGAAAACTGTTTAAATTCAGACAGTGGATTACCTCCTAGTATTGGACGTCGTTTACTTTACACACATGATATCCCAATTATACTTTGTCAATTACTTGAACAGAAACCATGGATAATAATTGGTTATGACAAATCTAATACACAACGTCGTCAACATATTTGGCATGAGAACGGGTCATGGATACCATATGAAAAAACATCCTGTGTTATTCACAAGCCAGAAGCGCAG ATATGGTTATGTCTATTTCAAATTCTATTAGCCAATAGTTCTTCTCTAAAATATGATTGTTCAGTTAGCCACAGAAGGACTGCTTTATTGAAACTACGTCCACTACTTACCGAATTAAAACTAGATGTTCTACCTGTTTTAATTGACCTAAGACGCTTTTTGGAGGACTTAAGTCTTAATGAATCGTATGGAGGCACAAGTGATAAAATTAATATGTGCCTTATAGAAGTAGTACCAGAAATTCGTGAATCATTGTTTAGCAA ATATAAGAATAAATGGAGGAAACTTGCCACACTATTCAAAGAACAAACTGAATCTAATCGTGGGAAAGAGGCGGCGAAAAAGGCAGCATTGCAGTGGACTGAGACATTTTCTGAAGAACATCTCAGTCAATTGTTCTCCTACTCCTTGGGGAATTCAGGTGATGAAAATCCTCTATATCCAACACCAAGATGTCCAACATGTGGAGAAATTGCCTCCAAACGATGTTCAAGATGTCGTCAGGAATGGTACTGTGGTCGAGAATGTCAAGTAAAGCACTGGTTAAAGCACAAGGGCGCTTGTGACTTGTTAGCAGAAGCAATAACTTCTGATAAAAACTCGAATTAA
- a CDS encoding hypothetical protein (EggNog:ENOG410VAPX~COG:S): MTVCTNGQVILEEKYQRCRFTKSEIVSYAKWLGINLKREPELYPLIYEGIKAPLPVGWKPCMNTNGDIYYFNFFTGQSTWDHPCDVYYKNMVLECRKNKSCTNVTDRKQKYLKKPLHKKSCGPCHGLKLLHIETYNKPISNRTQNNGTSWSNTTHNHNLKLSNENPVFKNLSGTGNEPLVSKPKPSENNDGQFRKSTGVQYESACELQAIRIKENTELALVSQVDENLLNFSLLSNSEDLTNSIRSKTRNVTKSYGFSEALQNETNSNNCCKIKIKQNTSTGYPVYGRSEESMNNKNTGNCDSDSSVHKHLQTKTGSECITKLLKKMEQNHEEVLGASYKLCSMQNELVNWCNEIEKRLYDIDSRYKITFCRDRALMGNNNLRIFLEPPENNQQDYVNTSLYNKVTFNGYPSYNSNLSVNTKNKRPHSSDDYLLSEKHTCTDTKTNAISTNSLVFKTNHVENLVPISNSISQNLVKHLSIVDMSKSRYTVTNWNRISSDWNTVRTKLYHGKSLYSPRNLPQGMISQQLEDYSRWLEQAEAYMKTLQSV; this comes from the coding sequence ATGACAGTTTGTACTAATGGACAAGTTATATTAGAAGAAAAGTATCAACGCTGCAGATTCACTAAATCAGAAATCGTAAGCTATGCTAAATGGTTGGGAATTAATCTGAAACGAGAACCAGAATTATATCCCTTAATATATGAAGGAATCAAAGCCCCGCTTCCGGTTGGTTGGAAACCTTGTATGAATACCAATGGGGATATATACTACTTCAATTTTTTCACAGGTCAGTCTACGTGGGACCATCCTTGTGATGTTTATTATAAGAATATGGTATTAGAATGCAGAAAAAATAAAAGCTGCACGAACGTAACTGATAGAAAGCAAAAGTACTTAAAAAAACCTCTACATAAAAAGTCATGTGGTCCTTGTCATGGCCTCAAGCTACTCCACATAGAAACATATAATAAGCCAATCAGTAACCGGACACAGAATAATGGTACTTCGTGGAGTAATACTACTCATAATCACAATTTAAAGCTTTCGAATGAAAACCCAGTCTTCAAAAACCTAAGTGGGACAGGAAATGAGCCTTTAGTTTCCAAACCCAAGCCTTCTGAAAATAACGATGGTCAATTTAGGAAAAGCACAGGTGTCCAGTATGAATCAGCATGTGAACTGCAAGCAATACGAATCAAAGAGAATACAGAATTGGCACTGGTTAGTCAAGTTGATGAAAACCTCCtgaatttttcattattaagtAATTCTGAAGACTTAACTAACAGTATAAGATCCAAAACACGAAATGTGACTAAATCGTATGGATTTTCTGAAGCATTGCAAAATGAAACAAACTCAAACAACTGCTGTAAAATAAAGATCAAACAGAATACGTCAACAGGTTACCCGGTATACGGACGATCGGAAgaatcaatgaataataaaaataccgGCAATTGTGACAGCGATAGTTCAGTCCATAAGCATCTTCAAACCAAAACAGGATCAGAGTGtataacaaaattattaaagaaaaTGGAACAAAATCATGAGGAAGTACTAGGAGCAAGTTACAAATTATGTTCAATGCAAAACGAACTAGTTAACTGGTGTAATGAAATCGAAAAACGCCTATATGATATTGATAGCAGATATAAGATCACTTTTTGCAGGGATAGAGCGTTAATGGGAAATAATAATCTACGCATATTTTTAGAACCGCCTGAAAATAATCAACAGGATTACGTGAATACTAGTCTATATAATAAAGTTACATTTAATGGATATCCTTCATACAATTCTAATTTGTCGGttaatacaaaaaataaacGACCACATTCTAGCGATGATTATCTATTGAGTGAAAAACACACCTGTACAGACACAAAAACAAATGCCATAAGTACAAACTCTTTAGTATTTAAAACAAACCATGTTGAAAACTTGGTTCCCATCAGTAATTCTATATCACAAAACCTAGTGAAACACTTGTCAATAGTCGACATGTCCAAATCAAGATATACTGTCACAAATTGGAACAGGATATCTAGTGACTGGAATACAGTTAGAACAAAACTATACCATGGGAAGTCTCTTTATTCACCAAGAAACCTCCCGCAAGGCATGATAAGTCAACAGCTTGAAGATTATTCAAGATGGTTAGAACAAGCTGAAGCATACATGAAAACTTTACAGTCCGTctga
- the ZMYND10_1 gene encoding Zinc finger MYND domain-containing protein 10, variant 2 (EggNog:ENOG410V926~COG:S), with protein MMLEYKGNEQFIIYSGEAEIFIRSMELVKYGDFGLERWFNYHGYLNKLNMQVKTNSNLFYFQAVASARTQSDEFIKEFLVSHQKIPILVHDLIMVELWKQKVFKIILSDKEEPKSAFPLYTIIYHELLLANLLETVTFHSDAVETFGDSVTDLGDWCHRSLCYLVTQSASEKEKSVYFELKNKVSDTSNLKDLDRQYKVIEYEKGIKAITIVRHLFENCLNSDSGLPPSIGRRLLYTHDIPIILCQLLEQKPWIIIGYDKSNTQRRQHIWHENGSWIPYEKTSCVIHKPEAQIWLCLFQILLANSSSLKYDCSVSHRRTALLKLRPLLTELKLDVLPVLIDLRRFLEDLSLNESYGGTSDKINMCLIEVVPEIRESLFSKYKNKWRKLATLFKEQTESNRGKEAAKKAALQWTETFSEEHLSQLFSYSLGNSGDENPLYPTPRCPTCGEIASKRCSRCRQEWYCGRECQVKHWLKHKGACDLLAEAITSDKNSN; from the exons ATGATGTTAGAG TACAAGGGCAACGaacaatttattatatattctGGAGAGGCTGAGATTTTTATACGGTCCATGGAACTTGTAAAATATGGAGATTTCGGTTTAGAAAGGTGGTTTAATTATCATGGGTATTTAAACAAGCTAAATATGCAGGTAAAAACAAatagtaatttattttatttccagGCTGTTGCTTCGGCTCGTACTCAATCAGATGAGTTTATCAAAGAATTTCTTGTTAGTCATCAAAAGATACCGATTCTAGTTCACGATCTAATAATGGTTGAACTTTGGAAGCAAAAAGTGTTTAAGATTATATTAAGCGATAAAGAGGAACCTAAATCTGCGTTCCCATTGTATACTATTATATATCATGAACTGTTGTTGGCAAATTTACTAGAAACCGTGACATTCCACAGTGATGCAGTAGAAACCTTTGGAGATTCAGTTACTGATTTAGGGGATTGGTGCCATCGGTCATTGTGTTATCTCGTAACTCAATCAGCATCAGAAAAGGAAAAGTCAGTGTATTTCGAATTGAAAAATAAG GTTAGTGATACCAGTAATTTGAAGGATTTAGATCGTCAGTATAAGGTTATAGAATATGAAAAGGGTATTAAAGCTATCACTATTGTTAGACACTTGTTTGAAAACTGTTTAAATTCAGACAGTGGATTACCTCCTAGTATTGGACGTCGTTTACTTTACACACATGATATCCCAATTATACTTTGTCAATTACTTGAACAGAAACCATGGATAATAATTGGTTATGACAAATCTAATACACAACGTCGTCAACATATTTGGCATGAGAACGGGTCATGGATACCATATGAAAAAACATCCTGTGTTATTCACAAGCCAGAAGCGCAG ATATGGTTATGTCTATTTCAAATTCTATTAGCCAATAGTTCTTCTCTAAAATATGATTGTTCAGTTAGCCACAGAAGGACTGCTTTATTGAAACTACGTCCACTACTTACCGAATTAAAACTAGATGTTCTACCTGTTTTAATTGACCTAAGACGCTTTTTGGAGGACTTAAGTCTTAATGAATCGTATGGAGGCACAAGTGATAAAATTAATATGTGCCTTATAGAAGTAGTACCAGAAATTCGTGAATCATTGTTTAGCAA ATATAAGAATAAATGGAGGAAACTTGCCACACTATTCAAAGAACAAACTGAATCTAATCGTGGGAAAGAGGCGGCGAAAAAGGCAGCATTGCAGTGGACTGAGACATTTTCTGAAGAACATCTCAGTCAATTGTTCTCCTACTCCTTGGGGAATTCAGGTGATGAAAATCCTCTATATCCAACACCAAGATGTCCAACATGTGGAGAAATTGCCTCCAAACGATGTTCAAGATGTCGTCAGGAATGGTACTGTGGTCGAGAATGTCAAGTAAAGCACTGGTTAAAGCACAAGGGCGCTTGTGACTTGTTAGCAGAAGCAATAACTTCTGATAAAAACTCGAATTAA
- the ZMYND10_1 gene encoding Zinc finger MYND domain-containing protein 10 (EggNog:ENOG410V926~COG:S) translates to MMLEYKGNEQFIIYSGEAEIFIRSMELVKYGDFGLERWFNYHGYLNKLNMQVSDTSNLKDLDRQYKVIEYEKGIKAITIVRHLFENCLNSDSGLPPSIGRRLLYTHDIPIILCQLLEQKPWIIIGYDKSNTQRRQHIWHENGSWIPYEKTSCVIHKPEAQVNINIMFIWIWLDKKPMI, encoded by the exons ATGATGTTAGAG TACAAGGGCAACGaacaatttattatatattctGGAGAGGCTGAGATTTTTATACGGTCCATGGAACTTGTAAAATATGGAGATTTCGGTTTAGAAAGGTGGTTTAATTATCATGGGTATTTAAACAAGCTAAATATGCAG GTTAGTGATACCAGTAATTTGAAGGATTTAGATCGTCAGTATAAGGTTATAGAATATGAAAAGGGTATTAAAGCTATCACTATTGTTAGACACTTGTTTGAAAACTGTTTAAATTCAGACAGTGGATTACCTCCTAGTATTGGACGTCGTTTACTTTACACACATGATATCCCAATTATACTTTGTCAATTACTTGAACAGAAACCATGGATAATAATTGGTTATGACAAATCTAATACACAACGTCGTCAACATATTTGGCATGAGAACGGGTCATGGATACCATATGAAAAAACATCCTGTGTTATTCACAAGCCAGAAGCGCAGGTAAATATTAATATAATGTTTATCTGGATTTGGTTAGATAAGAAACCAATGATTTAA